A window of Rhododendron vialii isolate Sample 1 chromosome 11a, ASM3025357v1 genomic DNA:
TTTTggaaatgcttgacgatttcgtagtcctaaattaatgggttgccccaagcgtagggcggagaccaaCGTAGCACAATATTCGGTAAGTtcagagtcgaatccacagagatagtgatgtgtgctgactaaaaactcgggttgttactaatttaacgggctcttaggtggCTCCCCTTGtagttttgattgagattaactaaatttacgaaattgattgtacttatCGGAAAATTAAAAGGAGGCACGGTCGtggggttcatagcactcgcaaccaagCCGGACTAatctgctccattcagtgtttttaaaaatgttcaactttagattgaaaaagataccctgcaagatgcgagaccctatggtcgccgtttacccatgcgcagcagagaatgagttttggatcCCCATTCCTCCGTTCACACGGGCTCCGACAATGCTCGGATTcgtctaacgaatgttctttGTTAACCTAAAATTGTCTTTTCCGTTATTGTTCCAAAACAGGAGCAGAATGTGTTTGATCTGACCACGGTGTCCCAATCACCCCGTGACCCTACCtttacgactactcactcaacatcaaataaaaaataaaagaaatcttagattgaaacatgcttctattacgcgagataaaaaataaatgagaaatatcAACTTATCAAATTCCAacaaataacttttattaaaaataaaaataaaaattagttatCGGAGttcgagtaattgaacaaagcataaaaaaaacttgaaggaaaaagaaaactgtGAGTGAATGAACCTATCCCAAATCTGAAACTGTAAAGTAATTTCGAAACTCCTGACGTCGGCCCGTTCTTCGTTTGGCCTGTTCTACGTGATATGCGTCCGTCCGTTCCTTTTTATATGCTTCTGTAGTGTCCTTTACAAACCCTATTTCTGCCTTTTTTTAGTCAAAGCCGTGGGTCCACTGCTGAGAATTTGGCCAAAACTTCTACcacttttttccttcctttgtcAGTCTAACTAAGTCACACTCCGTAGAAAACcactttgggcccaccaagacATTGTGTTATTTTGCTATAATTTCCACTTCCATGCCAACCTGCACACCAGTAGAGCAAAAATAATATGGCCCAATCCATGATATGTCGACGTAAATAATTTACGACTTTAACGTATTAATCTTCCAAACtcctaaaatataaaaataaagcaTTAAACTCCAAGTAATAATTTAAATGAGATTTAACAAAGATGAGTTAGGAACACTTATGTGAATATTTACGCTCCTATCAGGAAAcctttaatcatatttttcattgatggTCTCGTCAATGGAAGCCATAATCACTTCCTTTCTCCTTTCTACAAGTAATCTTGGCAtgcatgtacatatatacatatattatccTAAAATTTCCTAGAAATGCTACTTTAAAGCCTTATTCATTctttttgcattgacaagtcattttcaaaagccaaaaccaaCCCTTTAATCATTTCACTTTTCATTGACTTGTCATTTTCTCCACTCATGTCAATCAAGCCCATCATTATGCTTTCTTaatcaaattattttcctaGAAATTGCATTGTTCTTTCTCTCCATTGAAAGGTCACTTTTAAAGAGATATTTCTTCCAAACCATCCTTGAACCACATGAACCATTCCAAACCCTAGTTGAACCTTTTAAAACTAAGGAAATAATTCCATAAGTAGTATTCCTAGACTTGTCATGTATGCAAGCCTAGAAATATTAGATTTGAACTTAATTACTATTCAAGGATaactttcctaatttttttttgtaggtgtttatgcatgcaagcctagaaatattagacttgaacctatttaCTCTTGAAGGGtaactttcctagatttttgtaGGTGTTtatgcatgcaagcctaaaagTAATAGCCTTGAACCAAATGTTGTCTTACAATTAgcctttcctagatttttctaggtatatatacatactagcCTGCCATGATCatatctatatacatatatatagactttctaggaaagtcTTGACCATTGGTCATTGTATTGCCACTTGAAAGCCTCACTACTCATCATTACCTTTTCCTGGACTTAGTAAGACTATTTAGTCCTAAGTATAcatagctatatatatatatatatatatatatatatatatatatatatatatatatgtatgtatatatacactcatgagtgtatatatatatatacatatatatatatatatatatatatatatagagagagagagagagagagagagagagagagagtgtgtgtgtatgtgtgtgtgtggagtgtagagtgtgtgcatgtgttttgtacACCCTAACAAGCTACCATACTTACAACCTTACACTCAAGCCTAGCACCACTTTACAACCCTTCTTTAGGCCACTTAAATTCTAAaatctagcctttaatcatcctaaatCTTACTTACAATCTAGACCTAGGATTGACTGAACATGGAAGACTACTCTTTAGCCTAACTATCATTATCTTttgacttgtaagacttgcaaCCTAGGgtataattacctaggatttTTTTTAAGCATTAGGATCCTTCATGATCACATAGTCTTACACCTAAAAATAgaaatgacaagtgagggaaggctatggcATGATTAAAGCCAAGATTTGACAGCACAATGGagcaaaaaatgagagagagagagagagagagagagagagagagagagagagaggggtggccaagagagagggagagggagctcAATTTTTTCTATGAATAGCACCCCACTATTGccttcaactcacaccttcaaaccttccaacttctctctctagaaatcttgTGTTTgttatttgttctttcttgttcttggtgttcttgagttcttcaagaaactcatccaaggccgccactaaaccaccactcggcTACCCTTTCGATcgaaaaagtttagtagtttagtcaagaattagtttcgagagaaaaagaaagtcttatctttttctctttcgaaactaccgtAAGCTTACCGTAAGAAGTCACACCGTTCAATAGTCACGTCCGCCTTTTGTAAGCCGATGTACTTACTTTTTCCGTAACCgtaccaaccgccaagaagaacggtagaatacctctagtcactatctctaagtataaagaaaatataattatatttttgtgatTGGAAATGCATGATAAGCTAAAGTAGTAGTTTGATTGGTAGTATAATTACTTTGATTTTtgggatggttatgagcatgaatATATGGTTATTAGTATTATTTGTCCTGATGTGTGAGAAAGTATAAGTGgttttcactccaaaggtgtccgtctatgtgacactatgctttaagttgtgtgACAAATGTTTGAATATGATCTTGCGAACTCATGGGTAATATAagcatgataaagtaatatagaatagGATGATCttgttgttttaattattactaggttagtttcaagattacgaTCAATGATGCATGTTTACGAGACATCGTATAGAGAGTCCTGCTGCGGAGTCATtgtatgaaaatgagacacaaaaattgagaaagttagaAGCATGACACGTAGggtgttgaaaatgaaaagacgtgtttaaaaagaaaattatttttgaaaccgCAGTGTAGCCGGACTTGGTAGCGCATGACACGTAGggtgttgaaaatgaaaagacgtgtttaaaaagaaaattatttttgaaaccgCAGTGTAgccggacttggtagctcattgtgtgtgtgtgtgtgtgttgccaATGGGGCCAGACTTGATAGTCTCATTAGATGTGTGACTTGGTTATCTGTGGAGAGGAagccaagaaagaaaaatgtttttgcgaccgcaatgtggccggacttggtagcctcattggtaatgtggcttggttatccgcgaagAGGAGCgaatgcaaattgtgtgccaaCGGAAACCCAggacagcggaaccattgtgaggacactcaggagaccggaatggcggaaccgaggttgggtgtgtaaaaaacgattttggtgtaaaaacatttttttgtatgtgtgtgtgtgccaatgggaacccgggacaacggaaccattgtgaggatactcgggagaccgaaacggtggaaccgaggttggatgtgtaaaaaacgattttggtgtaaaaacgattttgtgtgtgtgtgtatgtgccaatgggaatccgggacaacagaactattgtgaggatactcgggagaccgaaacggtggaactgaggttgggtgtgtaaaaacgattttgtgtgtgtgtgccaatgggaactcgagATAGCGGAACCActatgaggatactcgggagactggaacgacggaaccgaggttgcatgtgtaaaaatgattttcgaAATGTTGATTtagaaaaatggaaagtggaatcgatattaaatgaaaggtgaaaatGGTGACATGATCTACGAAACGTTGCATAGGAGTAACTCAGATTATAGGGATACTAAAGCTAGATGAATAGTGAATGTGCATGAGTTGTTGTAAACCTCTAAATTGGAAGTTGTTGAATGCTCATGTGTTATTGTTATGTTCTCACGGACTATTTACCTCCTATAGTATGTTGCTACTATGTCCTGTTGTTTGTAAATATGGGTTAGCAAGTATGGGATTATTCTCTTGAGCTTTCGTAACTCATGGTGTTACTAttgtaaccctgacatattattcTGAGGGCGACgccagtataatgtgtcagaccttgtagatgagtAAGGTGAACTCTataccttggaggctttcggagccgaggagctggccaggatgCAGAAataggcggagcagtagataagaaccctagtttccctccctttattgaataaatgtactcttGTAAGAATTATactgtaataatgagccagactctatttaagtttttaataaaaatgttTATCTAACGTTCCAAAAATTCGAGGAATTACAAGTTATTTCATGACTAGAAATATATTAAAGTTGTTACAATTaacttttttaacaaaaaatggagggGTGACGAGATATATCTTTGGAGGGGGGCGGGGCTATATAGTTCGatgataatttttctttttgcaatgtAATAGTaaaggtttttttaaaatcataggggggagaggggagggggATTGGGGAACTGCCCCTATTAGTCTCTCTCTAGCTCCATCCTTACTGTAGGGCGAGTTGCCCTACAAGGGTGTAATGCGGCCGATTTGGTTATTCATTTCGGCAATGGATGAGCAATAGACGGTTTTGATCACTAGGAGGATGGATTAAATTTGAACCGTCCGTAACGAAATAGACGACTAGATCGGCCGCACTACAAGCTGTGCAGTACAGAATTTCCAAGTCCAGACAAAGGTTGGTGGCGGCGTGGTGTAGCTCTGAATTTAGAATTAAAAACACGTGCATCCACAGAATTTCCAAGTCCAGACAAAGGTTGGTGGCGGCGTGGTGTAGCTCTGAATTTAGAATTAAAAACACGTGCATCCTTGGCTGGAGAATTGTATTTTGCAAGAATGCCTATTGAGAATTTGCATTCCCAACAGATTCAGGTGgtctataaatagcaagcaTTGTTGCTCTTTACTCTACATCATTACTCAGAGGGTGGAAAGGATTAGAGACTGTTCTTAATTTTTGGTTCATTCCTCTTCTCTTATTCCTTCCAATccccattttctggttcatatACTCCTCTTCTCTTAATATTCCTTCCCGTTTCACAGCCACCCAACACAGAAAAATGGAGTTCTCTGCCATCCCAACTATTTTATTAACCTCATCAAGTAAGGCACCGCCACCCGTTCAGGTCACACAACGTCGCCCTGAATCAGTTTTTCATCCTAGTGTTTGGGGAGATCATTTCCTTGCCTATGCTTCTGTTGACATGGTAAAATTAATCGTATTATTTTaacgaatattttttttcaatcagatttaaatgaaaattacgCAATACGTTAGTGTAAATTAATAGTATATACTCTCCACATCATTCCAGCCTTCTAATAGTgtaaattaattttaattcaCATTTGGTCTGTTACTTCAATGGCCAAATAGAGAACGGTGGAAAGGGAATACCAAAGAGTTTTGTTATTGGACCAATAATTTAGGACTTCTTTGTGTCTCGATCAAAGCAAATTGGGTTATCGaaaggtaattgattttcacactctcttcTTTTATAACCACACTCTCTTTCAATGGCCATATAGCTATTGTGAATACCCTCTTTTATGCTTGAAATGACAATATTATAAATTCACATtcaacaaaagacaaaaaaagaaagtgtggttacaaaaaaaatggagtgtgaagATCACTAccgtcactacaacaaaattcgATTCTGGTGATGCACAATACTATATCGGCAAAGGCTTATTTGCGTCGGCAAAAGGTTTTGGCGACGCAAGTCCTTGAGTTGGCATGACATCGCCGTTGCTATGTCGGCAATAGTATTTGCCAACGCGAACACCTTCGTCGCCAAAAGACAGTAGATTTGGCAACGCGCTTTGCATCGGAGAAAGTATGGTTGATGTGGGAAACCTTTCTTATCTAAAAGTGAACTAAGGAAGGAGGCTTTGAGTTCCGAAAATGAAGGAATTCGGGAACAGAGTTCACGGAACATATTACACCTTTGCCGATGTGTTTTGTGTCGCCAAAAGGTGGCTTATTGGCAACACCAGTTGTTGCGTCGCCGAAAAGTTACTCGAcgaaaaaatacaattttcttGCGCCTCATGGGTTTCGAACTCGGGACATCCGACTACAAAGGCCTTTATGCCCAAGGCTTCGACCAACTGCACTAGACATACTTTTCATTATTTGTTTggaatatctaatatatatagtatatatttaacattaaaatagcAATTAAAGTTGAATTAATcgaacatgattttaaacctttaaacattaatattagcaattttgataaacatgaaaattgtagccctttatgttattgttcattCGATTCTCACACCAATCCTAGATCAGAATGTACTTTCTTgaggtaataaaaataaattttaatttccaaaaaaagtaataaaaataaacatttcaaGTGTCAGATGATGAAGATAAataacaaaataagtacttgtttttgtTAGACGAATCAATACATACAATTCCAAACCATCAACAAACgtattttatgttttcataaaagCTGAAATCACAATCTCACCACACCTAAGTGCAATTACGCAACTGTTAAACCAATAGTTCTAATGTTCTAGTCCACGTAATAATGTTAATACATggttatatttgttttttttttttttgggtaggaAGTGGATATCAACACGAAGCAAAAACATCAACAGCTTAAAGAAGATGTGAGAAAGCAGCTAGTGGAAGCAAAGGGTAAATCTTCACAACAGCTAGATCTTATTGATGCGATCCAGCGCCTTGGCGTGGCCTACCATTTCGAAACAGAGATTGAGCAAGGATTACATCAAATCAATGAAACCTATCATCAAAGTGGTCACAAAAATGTCAACAATGATGAGGATCTTTACATTACTGCTCTCTCATTTCGATTACTAAGACAACATGGATATCGTTTCTCTTGCGGTAAGTCACCTTTGTCTCTTGTACGGTTaaggaaagtgatttttttaacggcaaCAGAAGATTACATTGTTATTAAAGATAAACAATGAAATCGAGAACGATCAatcaataggaaaaaaaaaaaaaaaacgagagagCTTCAGAGAATGCATATATATTGTTTAAGTGCTGTTATCGCTAGAACTCAATTTACCCTTAGGCCACAGTTTTTGATAATAAGCAACAAGAAGAGAAACAAAcaaagggaagtgctacaatacacatcctttatttgggtgtgtattatatgcaccctcgttaaaatacaccaaaatgttatgaattccaaaatgttacgaatctattgctaaaaagttacgaattatattattaaaaagttacgaatttttagtataaaagttacgatacgaaataaaatgttatgaatgaccggtcctacaagtaattttttatgaggtggcacaatatgaaccacacaataagtgCATATGGTGCACATCTtgaaggggtgtgtattgaagactttcccacAAATAAATGTCATTATACCCACCCATGGGTTGTCAACATGGTAAGGGCAAACTAGTAAGTGTGTAATCTTACTGTGTTCGAGCCTGCTCGATGTATCATTTCAAGTGATATAAAAGTTtctcgtttgccgagcaaaaaaaaacatggtaaGGGTGAACTTGCGCTTGCAACATAGCAAGGTTCGATTCCCCCTGGAGACAAACTTTGATTTAAGTGGGGGGCTATGGTGGTGGGTTGCTGTGCTAGTCTCCCCCGAAGTTTAGATTGCGCAGTCGGATCCAATAGCGGCTTGGCTGCAGGGTTGTTCCTCGGttaccaaatatatatatataaataaataaataaataaataaataaatgtcaTTACCTTTTTATTCCCTATACACTTTTTCGCGGGGGCTTTGTCTATGTTCATTTATATAATTAGTCTTCgggcgtgtttgataggaggtttgggagggggagattggattaataatcctATGAGGCTCCTAATACCTTGTTTGGTAAGGGTTTTGTGGGTGAGACTAGCTGTCCCATGAGATTGTTAATCCCCCaaatgggggtattagcaataccgggggggggggggggggggggggtggggggtgttACTACAaatcccatccccatgggattgagcaaaaTCAATGTAAAAACTCACATCAATtccaatctcaatcctaattctagccaaaacaaacatgttatttacaatcaTACAATCGAATTgtgtgcaaaacaaacatgaataaatgattcatcccctcattaataatctcacctcattctcaatcccaatcttAATCCTACCTCATTACGAATCCCTCCAAAACAAAATTTGCAATCAAACATGTCCTTCGAATCGAGAAAGGTGTATCAAAAAGTAGGTCACAGtacgcccaaaaaaaaaaaaaaaacgagtgtaTACATGGTGATAAAAGGAGAGCTTGGAAATCATATATTCTGAGAAAACATATTCAAAATGTTAATCTTTTTATGGAAACGTGAAAACATATTAGTTACTACTATTACTTAGTTCGTTTGCTTGTGAATTATTTTTGGTCGGCAAATGGAAGATTTTATTAAAGCTCTTTTTGACTACTACTAAATACCGATAGTCGCATGGGTCATAATATATAATTGCatagaatataaataatatactATATCATCCACTAAAATAGACACCGGTAATACTGTATTATATTTCCTCTCTAGTTTGGGAAAAATAATTGCCTTTATGACAACTTTCATGAAAGTTTCTGAAGCCGCAACTACTAATTGTTGTTACAATTGCTGATAGTAATTTTCATATTTCTAATATATTGtttttcaattgatcatgtttctGAATGGTTTACGCAGATGTATTCAACAAATTCAAGGACAATGAAGGGAAATTTAAGGAATCGTTGATTGGTGATGTGAGAGGATTATTGAGTTTGTACCAAGCTTCATTTCTGAGTGTACGTCAAGAAGACATACTAGATGAAGCAATGAAATTTACCACCACTCACCTCAATTCTGCACTACCGAACTTGAGCAATAATCCAATTGCGGCACAAGTAGTTCATGCTCTATATCAACCCATCCACAAGGGCTTGACAAGGCTCGAGTCAAGGCTTTTTATTTCCTTCTATCAAAAAGATGATTCCCACAATAAAGTTCTATTGGATTTTGTGAAGTTGGATTTCAACTTATTGCAGAAATTGCACCAGAAGGAGTTAAGCGAAATCACAAGGTGGgtaatcctcaaaaaaatgcTACATTATCGTTTCATTTTCATAAGGAAGCTCATAAtttatgaaaggaaaaaaaaaaatacaattttacaATATCATTCCACCCCCTACCCCTCTCAATTCCGGATTCCCCAAATGGAACCAACGCAACTACAATATCGGAAACCAGGCCATTGCTGCCAACTGGTAATCCTCACGCACGTAAGTTGTCGATTGATTGATTTCCTCGTAATATTTGAGATAGAGCTGAAACTCATAGTGTACATAAAATTCATTCAGTTCTCTAGTTTAGATGaatggggaaaaaataaaaataaagaaagaaaatttgcttaaaagaagaagaaaatacaatTTTATACTTTGGACCTTATATTTTTCGTGGTACAATTTTTGGTTTAGGTGGTGGAAAGCTTTGGACGTTGCAGGGAAACTACCTTTTGCAAGGGATAGATTGGTGGAGATGTACTTTTGGATATTGGGAGTGTATGAGCCCCATTATATTATTGCTATAAGAAATCTAACCAAAGTGTTGTGCTTGATTTCCATTATTGATGACATCTATGATGCTAGCAATGCTACCATAGAAGAGCTTGTGCTCTTCAATGATGCAATCCAAAGGTAAAATTTTGTACCCCCACTCCTGCAGTGATCTTAATTTTGATAAtaatctatttttctttttgtaaataTGGTAAGAAACTTTCTCATTGTTAAAAAAAGCATATCACTACATCAAAGAAGTCTATTATCGTTCCACATGGGATCTAATAACCAATCAAGAAGTCTAACTTCCCGAGTATGAATACTAGAACCTCAGTAACTTGGAATTGCCAAAGTGCGTGCAACTACATTTGCCAATCTAcgaatataaaaagaaaaattacaaacCCTTAACCGATCAATTTCGCGGCAAATGTCTTCGATGACAACAAGATTTGAATCTTGAGTTTTTGATGGAATTCACAGCTAAAAATGGATCCACTTTCTTATAAATGCACGAAAAAACCATCTTTTATAGTTCTTCAAATTACACAATACAActctaaaaaatttattgagcGTATTTATATGAAAATATATTGGACTGCAAAAATCATTTCGTAAAAGCAAAAGGGGAAATAGTAACTTCTTTAAATGCTCAAGACATGTAAGAAACTGTTTGATTTCTGAAGGATCATATATTGAAGATACATACACAATCTAAGACCAATGCAAGGACGTGCATGTGTACAAATGAATTCGAGGATTAGTTATTAATTAATGTGATTTTAGAAGTCGATCAGTAGTGCTTGTGAAAAAATGTTACCAACAGACCTTTACATTAATTGTAGATATTTTAAGAAGCTGAAAAACAATATCGAATTGTTGAAAAGCTAAGTTTGAGGTACCTTTGGGGCTACTGAGTTTGACGAGCTTTTTGGTCTAGATTTTAGATTATAAGCAACTTAAAAGTTGAGGTACCTTTGGGGCTACTGAGTTCTCACACAGCTATAGCTACTAACATATTTGATATCGACTTATGCTAGAGTGAATCTAAAAGTAGAATGTATTGTAATCTAAATTTGGTTTCCATACCTATCGCCAGAGGCGGCTCCACATGGGACGCTTCATGGTAAACTTAACACtcgaacaaataattttttttttgtttagaatacgtgtaaaaattatgggctagcctttctttgaacacccaacgtaaatatcaatgaacactCAATTCTAAAAGTCTTGAACACCTaacccaaaaagaattgaacatcTAACCCAAAACTAATTGAACACTACATGACAACCCAATTTACAGCCCATCAATTCAGGTATAATTCATATTTAAACACCTAACACATTACATCAATAAAGCTCATAATCATAATAAAAAGCTTGTACAGAGAAAGTGAAAAGAAGAATCTATTGATGTAAGTATTATGCTCTACGttttctctccatctttattgtcgatagtctaaatgtgttaatttcgcattcatgacaataactttttttttttttttgggtctagtTAGCTTATAAAATTACGGACAAAGCTTTAGAGAAAATTCAACTCTATTGTAAATCCCGTTAACTTGAATAGTATTCTTTCGAATTTAAGACTACGATAGAAAATTTCATCATGTCATCCTAAAGAACATATTTTTTAGAAGGTCAACCCCAACGTACTCACAAGAattttagtagattaatacgCCGGTTAAACGTTggcacaaaatatgaaaactcatTTAGTATACCTGTAAAAAATTTACCCCCTCCAATCTCGAAAAATCATCTACTACGAATTGAAATACAACTttcataaaaattaaatttttgttaaaaaaaatagtatatatttttaagttctcattttgcctcgtagttaatttttttagaatagaatATGCTTTTTGACCGTACTATTTATATAACTATATGAGattgtgtacatatatattattgGTTAGTATATCAGCTAGTAGAGTTAAGAtaatttctgaacaccctaTTACAAATTTCTAGAGCTGCCACTGCCTATCGCTATAGTACCCCTAAGTCATTTCCCGTAACTTATTTGATTTTCAGGTGGGAAGTCAGTGCCTTGGATCAACTTCCGGACTATATGAAACTTGTTTATCAAACGGTTTTGGATACTTTCAACATTATTGAGGATGAAATGGCCAAGCAAGGAAGATCATATGGAGTCGAATACGCAAAATCCGCAGTTTGCCTCGAACtaacttacttttttttttattagtagtaATATTGAAATTTCGCCCAATACTAACTCATTATCCTCAAAATTCCAGTTGAAAGATTTGGTTGGAGCATACTATAAAGAAGCCAAATGGTATCATGAAGGCTATGTTCCAAGTATGGACGAGCACTGGCCAGTTGCACTATTGAGTTGTGGCCACCAATCTATTTCAACCATTTCCTTCATTGGAATGGGAGAGTTGGCGACCAAAGAGGCCTTTGACTGGGTGTCTAGTAATCCTTTGATTGTTCAAGGTTCATCAGTGATTTGCAGGCTCATTGATGACGTGGTTGGCCACAAGGTAAGATATACAAGTCCAATGTACAAATATCATTATTCATCATAAATTTATATATGTCTTCTATTCCACGTAACCACTAGCTTAGTATCTTCATTTTGACCTAAAAGTCACACCATATGGCCCAAAATACTTAAGCCTAATGTACTAATAATATCTTACAAGGgattgttatatgcccaagatcgatcacccatgtagacttccaatgCGGGATGTGATATGACATTCCTTATAATGGCTACTCCTCCCAACATGTGGTATTACATTATAACCTTCGGATAACAGGTTGCGAATCCATGACATTCGATCCCTAGTGTCCAAATTTACATAAGCGCTTCTCTAATGAATTCTAATGACACCCAATCATGTCTTGAGATTCGAGATTCCAACCACACATGTTAAATGCTGTCAATGAATTAGgacacaaaaacaaattactatGTAGCTACTCTTTT
This region includes:
- the LOC131307431 gene encoding (-)-germacrene D synthase-like, coding for MEFSAIPTILLTSSSKAPPPVQVTQRRPESVFHPSVWGDHFLAYASVDMEVDINTKQKHQQLKEDVRKQLVEAKGKSSQQLDLIDAIQRLGVAYHFETEIEQGLHQINETYHQSGHKNVNNDEDLYITALSFRLLRQHGYRFSCDVFNKFKDNEGKFKESLIGDVRGLLSLYQASFLSVRQEDILDEAMKFTTTHLNSALPNLSNNPIAAQVVHALYQPIHKGLTRLESRLFISFYQKDDSHNKVLLDFVKLDFNLLQKLHQKELSEITRWWKALDVAGKLPFARDRLVEMYFWILGVYEPHYIIAIRNLTKVLCLISIIDDIYDASNATIEELVLFNDAIQRWEVSALDQLPDYMKLVYQTVLDTFNIIEDEMAKQGRSYGVEYAKSALKDLVGAYYKEAKWYHEGYVPSMDEHWPVALLSCGHQSISTISFIGMGELATKEAFDWVSSNPLIVQGSSVICRLIDDVVGHKFEQERGHIVSSIECYMKQYGATEEEAIIEFQKRVTNAWKDMNSEFLHPTPVPMPLLRLPLNLARVIYVLYKDGDNYTHSGTKLKGIVTSVLVDPVPT